One bacterium genomic window, GGCGGGTCGCAGCCGTGGGGGACACACCTCATTTTTTCGAGAGGAGGTACACCGCGGACTCGGCGAACAGGTTCGGTCCGAACCCGCGCAGCACCCTCCCCCCCCGATCGTTCGTAAGGTAGACGCGCTGCTCCACCCGCAGGGAGAACTTCCGGCAATACTCCTCGAAGTCCCTCACGGTGCAGAAGTGGATGTTCGGCGTGTCGTACCACTCGTAGGGGAGATACTCCGTCTTCGGCATCCGGCCGCGCAGCAGCAGGTACATCCGCATCTTCCAGTGGGCGAAGTTGGGGAACCCGACCACCGCCTTCTCGCCCACCCGCAGCATCTCCGACAGGACGACGTCGGGCTTCTTCACCGCCTGGAGCGTCTGGTTGAGGATGATGTAGTCGAACGACCGGTCGGGGTAATCCTTCAACCCGTGGTCGATGTCCTCCTGCAGGACGGCGAGCCCCCTGGCGATGCACTCCCGGATTCCTTCGTCCGAGATCTCGATGCCGCTTCCGCGGACGCCCTTCGTGCGCACCAGCTTCTCGAGGAGCGATCCGTCCCCGCATCCGAGGTCGAGCACCTTCGCGCCGCGAGGAATTATGTCGAGGATGATGTCGTGGTCGATCCGGGTCCCTGACGGGCTCAACGGGATTGCGCTCCTGTTCCGGCGTGGTGAGGTGGCATTGTAGGCGCCCGGGGAAGGAAGTGTCAAATCTCCGCGTCGCCAGGGGGAGAAAGGCGCTGGACGAGCTCCGCGAGGCTGTGGAGGATGCGGGCCGTCGCCCCCCAGATCGTGTATCGGTCGTAGTCGAGAAAGTACACCAGGTACGGCTTCCCCAGGAACGTCGTCCCGGCGGCGCGGTACCGGGAGAAGTCGGTGAACGCCGAAAGCGGGGCGTCGAACGTCTCCGCCACCTCGAACGCCTCCAGGTGGAACCGCGTTTCCCGAGGGATGCGCGCGACGAACGGCTGGATGCAGAACCCGGTGACCGTGGGAACCGGCTCCATCGACCCCAGCAGCTCCACGTCCGTTCCCCGGATCCCCAGCTCCTCCTCCGCCTCCCGCAACGCGGTCGCCAGCAGGTCCCGGTCCCCCGGGTCCCGGCTGCCCCCCGGGAAGCAGATCTGTCCCTTGTGGTGGGGAACGCGCTCGGTCCGCCGGGCAAGCGTCACCGTGATCTCCCCGCCGGCATCCCGCAACGGGACGAGGACTCCCGCGGACCGCAGCCCCGGGGGCACCGGCATCGACGTCGCGACCGGGGACAGCGCGCCCCGAAGTATTTCGAAGAAACGATCCGCCGACGCCACGGCATCGCCCGTGCCCGCCGGATGCATCGATGCCCGATCCTCCACCGAAATCTTCCCTCCCCGATTGGGATTCCGCCGGCGGGCCGCGGTTTCCGGCCGGCTCATTCGCCTCCGGGGTCGATCACGGCGAGGAGCTGCCCCTCCTCGACCCGGTCGTTCACCTTCACGGACAGCTCGCGGATCACGCCCGCCAGGGGGGACTTCACGGCGTTCTCGGTCTTCATCACCTCGATGTTCATGACCTCCTCGCCCTTGCGGAGGCGGTCCCCCTCCTTCAGCACCCGGTCCTTCGTCCCGATCCGCCACACCGTGCCGGTGACGGTCGCCCCGATCTCTCCCTTGGTCCCCGGCGACGCCTTCCGGATCGCCTTGCGCGCCGCCGCGGCCTCGGGAAGCTCGACGGGGAAGACGTGCATGATGTTGTCGACCGAAAGGACGACGTGCTTCACGCCGCCCACCCCCTCTCCAATGGAGACGAGCCGGATCTCGTGCGGCTTGCTCCCGATCGTGATCGTCACCTGGTCGCCGGGCTTGCGCAGCCCGTGGAACCAGACGCCGGTGGGGAGGATGGTGGTGTCGCCGTACCATTGCCGGAACTTGAGGAAGTCGACCGCCGCCTTCGGGTGCATCAGGTAAAGGAGAAACTCCTCCTGCGTGGCGGGACGCCCGAGCTCCGCCTCCATCGCCGCGCGCGACTTTTCGAGGTCCTCGTCCGGAAGCAGCGACAGCGGCGACG contains:
- the metW gene encoding methionine biosynthesis protein MetW; amino-acid sequence: MPLSPSGTRIDHDIILDIIPRGAKVLDLGCGDGSLLEKLVRTKGVRGSGIEISDEGIRECIARGLAVLQEDIDHGLKDYPDRSFDYIILNQTLQAVKKPDVVLSEMLRVGEKAVVGFPNFAHWKMRMYLLLRGRMPKTEYLPYEWYDTPNIHFCTVRDFEEYCRKFSLRVEQRVYLTNDRGGRVLRGFGPNLFAESAVYLLSKK
- a CDS encoding CoA pyrophosphatase; translated protein: MEDRASMHPAGTGDAVASADRFFEILRGALSPVATSMPVPPGLRSAGVLVPLRDAGGEITVTLARRTERVPHHKGQICFPGGSRDPGDRDLLATALREAEEELGIRGTDVELLGSMEPVPTVTGFCIQPFVARIPRETRFHLEAFEVAETFDAPLSAFTDFSRYRAAGTTFLGKPYLVYFLDYDRYTIWGATARILHSLAELVQRLSPPGDAEI